The DNA region CCGCAGGGCTTTTTTATGGGGCCCGATGATGCGCATTCCTTTGTTACTGAGCGTCCTTTTCCTGAGCGGCTGTAGCCATATGGCCAACGATAGCTGGTCCGGGCAGGACAAAGCACAGCATTTCCTCGCTTCCGCGATGTTGTCCGCAGCCGGTAATGAATATGCGCAGCATCAGGGATACAGCCGGGACCGCAGCGCGGCAATAGGGCTGATGTTCTCCGTAGGTCTTGGGGCATCAAAAGAGCTGTGGGATAGCCGCCCCGCAGGGAGCGGCTGGAGCTGGAAAGATTTCGCCTGGGATGTCGCCGGTGCAACGACCGGCTATGCCGTGTGGCAGATGGCGCGGTATTAAAGTCGAATGCCTTTCCCTTTGCGATGCAGCATCAGGGAAACAATAAAGGCCAGTGCGCCCATTGCCGTTACGTACCAGAAGAACGTCGTTTCGCTTCCCCATGATTTAAGCGACAACGCAACGTACTCTGCCGATCCGCCAAACACCGCATTGGCTACCGCATAAGAGAGCCCTACCCCTAACGCACGGACCTGCGCCGGGAACATTTCAGCTTTAAGTATTCCACTGATAGACGTATAGAAACTGACAATCACCATCGCCATCATCACCAGCGCAAAGGCAGCATACGGTGAAGAGACATGTTGAAGCGCGGTCAAAATAGGAACGGTACACAATGCCGACAGCCCGCCAAAAATCAGCATCGACGTGCGCCGGCCGATTTTATCCGAGAGCGCACCGATAATGGGCTGTATGAGCATAAAGACAAACAGCGCCACGGTCATGACCACGCTGGCAACGTTTGCGTGCATGCCGGTGGTATTCACCAGGTACTTCTGCATATAGGTGGTGAACGTGTAGAAACTCAGAGAACCACCCGCAGTAAAGCCGAGCACCATAAGGAAGGCTTTGCGGTTACGCCATAACCCTTTGAATGTTCCTGCCTCCTTCAGCGTCCTGACCTCTTTCTGCGAGGTTTCATCTAACTGACGGCGTAGCCAAAGTGCCACAACGGCCAGTACGGCGCCCATCGCGAAAGGAATTCGCCATCCCCAGGCATGAAGTTGTTCATCCGTCAAAATCTGCTGCAGGATCACTACCACAAGAATGGCCAGCAGTTGACCACCAATCAGCGTGACGTACTGGAATGAGGCGTAAAAACCTTTACGCCCTTCCAGCGCAATCTCACTCATGTAGGTCGCACTGGTACCGTATTCACCGCCCACCGATAATCCCTGGAATAAGCGCGCCAGTAAAAGCAGCGCCGGTGCCCAGGTACCAATCGATTCATATCCCGGTAAGCAGGCGATCACCAGAGAGCCAAAGCACATCATACACACAGAGATCAGCATAGAGGCCTTACGCCCGCGCCGATCAGCAATGCGTCCGAACAGCCAGCCCCCGATGGGCCGCATTAAAAATCCTGCGGCAAAAACCCCCGCCGTTTGTAGCAGCTGTGTTGTTGTGTTGCCAGAGGGAAAGAAGATATGTGCGAAATAGAGTGAACAGAATGAGTAGACGTAAAAGTCGAACCATTCAACCAGATTCCCTGAAGAGGCGCTGACGATTGCCCATACCCTTCTTCGGGTATCACTGTTAGCCAGCGTCCCGTTTGATGCCATGCTTTCTGTCATTGTGATTATGCTCCTGCCATAAACAGCGGCGTATGAGCCAGAAGACTCAATTACCTCGTAAATGAAATGTTATAATTTTGTTATAATTAACATTGAGACAGCGATCACACATTCTATTAGCAGGATAAGGGATTAAGAGAAAGACCAGGAAGGGAAAGCACAAAAGCAAAAAACCCCGCACCTTACGGTACGGGGTTCTTCTTATTTGATGCCTGGCAGTTCCCTACTCTCACATGGGGAGACCCCACACTACCATCGGCGCTACGGCGTTTCACTTCTGAGTTCGGCATGGGGTCAGGTGGGACCACCGCGCTAAAGCCGCCAGGCAAATTCTGTTTAATCTGTATCAAAGCTGAAATCTGATTGTCTGTCTCACCGCCGAAACAGCTTCGGCGTTGTAAGGTTAAGCCTCACGGTTCATTAGTATCGGTTAGCTCAACGCATCGCTGCGCTTACACACCCGACCTATCAACGTCGTCGTCTTCAACGTTCCTTCAGGACCCTTAAAGGGTCAGGGAGAACTCATCTCGGGGCAAGTTTCGTGCTTAGATGCTTTCAGCACTTATCTTTTCCGCATTTAGCTACCGGGCAGTGCCATTGGCATGACAACCCGAACACCAGTGATGCGTCCACTCCGGTCCTCTCGTACTAGGAGCAGCCCCCCTCAATTCTCCAGCGCCCACGGCAGATAGGGACCGAACTGTCTCACGACGTTCTAAACCCAGCTCGCGTACCACTTTAAATGGCGAACAGCCATACCCTTGGGACCTACTTCAGCCCCAGGATGTGATGAGCCGACATCGAGGTGCCAAACACCGCCGTCGATATGAACTCTTGGGCGGTATCAGCCTGTTATCCCCGGAGTACCTTTTATCCGTTGAGCGATGGCCCTTCCATTCAGAACCACCGGATCACTATGACCTGCTTTCGCACCTGCTCGAGCCGTCACTCTCGCAGTCAAGCTAGCTTATGCCATTGCACTAACCTCCTGATGTCCGACCAGGATTAGCTAACCTTCGTGCTCCTCCGTTACTCTTTGGGAGGAGACCGCCCCAGTCAAACTACCCACCAGACACTGTC from Enterobacter chengduensis includes:
- a CDS encoding YfiM family lipoprotein, whose protein sequence is MRIPLLLSVLFLSGCSHMANDSWSGQDKAQHFLASAMLSAAGNEYAQHQGYSRDRSAAIGLMFSVGLGASKELWDSRPAGSGWSWKDFAWDVAGATTGYAVWQMARY
- a CDS encoding MFS transporter, whose protein sequence is MTESMASNGTLANSDTRRRVWAIVSASSGNLVEWFDFYVYSFCSLYFAHIFFPSGNTTTQLLQTAGVFAAGFLMRPIGGWLFGRIADRRGRKASMLISVCMMCFGSLVIACLPGYESIGTWAPALLLLARLFQGLSVGGEYGTSATYMSEIALEGRKGFYASFQYVTLIGGQLLAILVVVILQQILTDEQLHAWGWRIPFAMGAVLAVVALWLRRQLDETSQKEVRTLKEAGTFKGLWRNRKAFLMVLGFTAGGSLSFYTFTTYMQKYLVNTTGMHANVASVVMTVALFVFMLIQPIIGALSDKIGRRTSMLIFGGLSALCTVPILTALQHVSSPYAAFALVMMAMVIVSFYTSISGILKAEMFPAQVRALGVGLSYAVANAVFGGSAEYVALSLKSWGSETTFFWYVTAMGALAFIVSLMLHRKGKGIRL